The following proteins are encoded in a genomic region of Magallana gigas chromosome 1, xbMagGiga1.1, whole genome shotgun sequence:
- the LOC105334221 gene encoding uncharacterized protein, which yields MSSESSFVNRRTELPRCTSQWTDDDLETLQIAVVQSRAYTPRELLSCIVNESIERRAARIKDHLRKYMPPGLALIDFDDFYSVQHNKCRSILYNSQKLPMSYRFRVEPLQEFAEDAWRQSFQVHGELFCQQLIYMSWLRETGHTITDHMFLQLFQHFTAMFGLHSISASCQPPHTSTLCGMEVSSSPDLTFYDLPSCDKDNTKLFAVCRVQRGSECNDIPLQPSSKRLHAERQREITHLDAEVIGQHGGDLLVHYTSRSSKQQGILGLIVQRTNVTFSEFSCTAMDYEALTQGAPSYPEGTGPKMKFSKPYNILRTEDRIHLIEPLLKLGFLQCAL from the exons ATGTCTTCCGAATCATCATTCGTAAACAGACGCACAGAACTACCCCGTTGCACTTCTCAATGGACCGATGATGACCTGGAAACCCTGCAGATCGCCGTTGTGCAGTCGAGAGCGTATACGCCGAGAGAACTGCTCTCGTGCATTGTGAACGAATCAATCGAAAGAAGGGCGGCAAGAATTAAGGACCATTTGAGGAAGTATATGCCGCCTGGTTTGGCcttgattgattttgatgacTTCTATTCTGTACAACACAACAAGTGTCGCTCCATTCTGTACAATTCTCAGAAGCTTCCGATGTCCTACAGATTCAGAGTGGAGCCTCTGCAGGAGTTTGCAGAGGATGCCTGGCGACAATC GTTTCAAGTCCATGGTGAACTGTTCTGTCAGCAGTTGATATACATGAGCTGGCTAAGAGAGACAGGACACACCATTACAGATCACATGTTTCTGCAGCTGTTTCAACACTTCACAGCCATGTTTGGCCTTCATTCAAT AAGTGCCTCATGTCAGCCACCACATACTTCTACATTGTGTGGCATGGAAGTTAGCTCATCCCCGGACCTGACGTTTTATGATCTTCCAAGCTGTGATAAAGACAACACTAAATTGTTTGCAGTGTGTCGG GTCCAAAGAGGATCTGAATGTAATGACATTCCATTACAACCGTCATCAAAAAGGCTTCATGCAGAGAgacaaagggagataactcattTAGATGCTGAGGTCATAGGTCAGCATGGCGGGGACCTCTTGGTACACTACACCTCCAGGTCCTCCAAGCAACAGGGCATTCTGGGATTGATAGTGCAAAGAACCAAT GTGACATTTTCCGAGTTCTCTTGTACAGCCATGGATTATGAGGCCCTAACACAGGGAGCTCCATCATATCCTGAGGGGACAGGACCCAAGATGAAGTTTAGTAAACCTTACAATATATTGAGGACTGAAGACCGCATCCATTTGATTGAACCACTCCTGAAGCTTGGATTTCTACAGTGTGCATTGTGA
- the LOC136273853 gene encoding uncharacterized protein, whose amino-acid sequence MAQGCLRKSRLCIRANAIDAVCSIVGCHLTDINGHSYDESNNYLNLRINELFLKKLLSLTHEEKNKLRKLFDYFIVDYITIYLERTKENLNASHHNVTHIMDEKTADRSKQGYVNLSEYDNIGASPSPRPSAISKLIKPCFALKGKPYQEDLDNSNSGVASSQPKINTAIHTKRINVCIDGVKHISCLTSNKMWVSDFNSIEEIDETGEVFMKLDVEFGVYGRHTVTREGNLLFLNNYSVYILTSNGDIRNLYISASENSCIYASRINNDIFIGAPSVVNRYSESSKKLHEIQGENLYGRPFYITENTNGDIIVSDEQRKTIVAVDRIGRHRFDYRGNHSLPEFNPRGICTDVFGHILVCNHSYHDPSVHLLDENGQFLTSLLTKHRFDEDLPQDVCVDDKHNLYVGCGIINVIDVYKYRT is encoded by the exons ATGGCTCAAGGCTGTTTAAGGAAATCCAGATTATGTATTAGAGCTAACGCTATAGATGCCGTTTGTTCTATAGTGGGATGCCATCTAACGGACATTAATGGACATTCCTATGACGAATCCAACAATTACTTGAATTTAAGAATTAATGAACTATTCTTGAAAAAACTTCTATCATTGacacatgaagaaaaaaacaaacttagGAAACTATTTGACTATTTCATTGTTGACtatataacaatttatttgGAACGTACAAAAG aaaatttgaatGCATCGCACCATAACGTCACCCACATAATGGATGAGAAAACAGCAGATCGATCCAAACAAGGATATGTTAATTTGAGTGAATATGACAATATCGGGGCTTCTCCTTCACCCAGGCCTTCTGCAATTTCTAAACTTATAAAACCTTGTTTTGCACTTAAAGGAAAGCCATATCAGGAAGATTTGGATAACTCAAATTCAG gtGTTGCATCCTCTCAACCGAAAATAAACACTGCAATCCACACTAAACGCATCAATGTGTGTATAGATGGAGTCAAACACATTTCTTGTTTGACATCAAACAAAATGTGGGTCAGTGATTTTAACTCCATAGAGGAAATCGATGAAACTGGAGAGGTTTTCATGAAACTTGACGTGGAATTCGGGGTTTACGGAAGACATACAGTAACACGTGAGGGAAACTTGTTATTCTTGAATAATTACagtgtttatattttaacatcaaATGGTGACATCCGAAACCTCTACATCAGCGCATCTGAAAATTCCTGTATCTACGCTTCTAGAATAAACAATGACATTTTTATAGGAGCGCCAAGTGTAGTGAACAGATATAGTGAGTCAAGCAAGAAATTGCATGAAATTCAAGGAGAGAATCTTTACGGAAGACCATTTTATATCACAGAGAACACGAATGGGGACATCATTGTATCCGatgaacaaagaaaaacaatagtCGCAGTCGATAGAATAGGTCGGCATCGTTTTGACTATAGAGGTAACCATTCGTTACCCGAATTTAATCCTCGTGGCATATGCACAGACGTATTTGGTCACATCCTGGTTTGCAATCATTCTTATCATGACCCTTCTGTTCATCTCCTTGATGAGAACGGACAGTTTCTGACGTCTCTTTTGACGAAACACCGGTTTGATGAAGATCTTCCCCAAGATGTGTGTGTAGACGACAAACACAACTTGTATGTAGGATGTGGAATCATCAATGTAATAGATGTGTACAAATATCGAACATAA